One Pyxicephalus adspersus chromosome 3, UCB_Pads_2.0, whole genome shotgun sequence genomic window carries:
- the PTGES3L gene encoding putative protein PTGES3L, whose translation MRQQAKVLWYDRARYVFLEFCVENSRDVKVEIEANKLIFSCYNEDNIQMYNEIELYDRIQPNDSREKRSDRSITCFLRKWKEKVAWPRLTKENNKPAWLHVDFDNWRDWDAEEEGEMALAEHYLDLINSAKEKGAPPSMDDLDDLDDDL comes from the exons acaaCAAGCAAAAGTCTTGTGGTATGACCGGGCAAGGTATGTCTTTTTGGAATTCTGTGTAGAAAATAGTCGAGATGTCAAAGTAGAAATAGAGGCCAATAAACTTATTTTCAG CTGTTATAATGAAGATAATATTCAAATGTACAATGAAATTGAGTTATATGACAGAATACAACCTAAT GACTCTAGGGAGAAAAGATCAGACCGATCAATTACTTGCTTCCTGAGAAAGTGGAAGGAAAAAGTAGCTTGGCCAAGGTTGACCAAGGAAAATAACAAG cctgCCTGGTTGCATGTCGATTTTGATAACTGGAGAGATTGGGATGCCGAAGAGGAAGGAGAGATGGCATTAGCGGAGCATTACTTAGAT TTGATCAACAGTGCCAAAGAAAAAGGCGCACCTCCAAGCATGGATGATCTGGATGATTTAGAT